A window of Eubacteriaceae bacterium ES3 contains these coding sequences:
- a CDS encoding putative DNA binding domain-containing protein, with protein sequence MDALILLGENKYIEYKAVYSKTLLKTVSAFANYHDGVIIIGIDDNKQIVGIEDPDRLRLNLENTINDAIEPRPYYEIEIETYEGLEILLIRVYKGDNTPYLYDKKAYKRLDTASVPVDRSALDELILYGKNMTFDMMRAPQQNLSFVVLNSHLKSRLNLHHVSDDLLITLELKVKDQYNMAAALLSDDNPLQQANLQLIAYDGNGVAAIKDRLTVMHQSLLKHFEDGMAFYYKHINQSEKITTAYRESIAEVPLVAYREALANLIVHRDYSRPVDGRIEIFDDRIEILSPGGLPLGINESEYLSGRISVPRNRIIADIFFRLHIIEKLATGIRRIKEYYQDYRVEPSFIIEENSITIVLPKVTQNSPSQPFETTYPIDLTPNERRILEILKTHKSMTRQQLETALDLKKTQTNTLIQRLKANRLLIQVGSGRSTVYQIAPGETTHN encoded by the coding sequence ATGGATGCGCTAATTTTACTGGGTGAGAACAAGTATATTGAATACAAAGCCGTTTATTCAAAAACCCTTTTGAAGACAGTCAGCGCCTTTGCCAATTATCATGATGGCGTGATTATCATTGGTATAGATGACAACAAACAAATCGTGGGGATTGAAGATCCCGACAGGCTGCGACTTAATCTTGAAAATACCATCAACGATGCCATTGAACCTCGTCCTTATTATGAAATTGAAATCGAAACTTATGAAGGCCTGGAAATACTGTTAATACGCGTTTATAAGGGCGATAACACGCCCTACCTCTATGATAAAAAAGCTTATAAACGGTTGGATACCGCTAGTGTGCCGGTTGATCGCAGCGCTCTGGATGAACTGATTCTTTACGGAAAAAATATGACCTTTGATATGATGCGGGCACCTCAACAGAATCTGTCGTTTGTGGTTCTAAACAGTCACTTGAAAAGTCGACTCAACTTGCATCATGTTAGCGATGATCTGCTGATAACCCTGGAGCTGAAGGTCAAAGATCAATACAATATGGCGGCGGCCTTACTGTCAGATGATAATCCTCTTCAGCAGGCAAATCTCCAGCTGATTGCTTATGATGGTAACGGAGTTGCGGCGATAAAAGACCGGCTGACCGTGATGCATCAATCGCTACTGAAGCATTTTGAAGATGGCATGGCATTTTATTATAAACACATCAATCAATCTGAGAAAATAACCACTGCTTATCGGGAAAGCATTGCCGAAGTGCCACTGGTCGCCTACCGTGAGGCTCTGGCAAATCTGATCGTCCACCGAGATTATTCTCGACCGGTCGATGGAAGGATTGAAATTTTTGATGATCGCATCGAAATTTTATCGCCCGGTGGTTTGCCACTGGGTATAAATGAGAGCGAGTATCTGTCAGGGCGGATCTCAGTGCCCCGCAACCGGATCATTGCCGATATTTTTTTCAGATTGCATATCATTGAAAAACTGGCGACCGGAATCCGCCGCATAAAAGAATATTATCAGGATTATCGTGTTGAACCGAGCTTTATTATTGAAGAAAACTCGATTACGATTGTCCTGCCAAAAGTTACTCAGAATAGCCCCAGCCAGCCCTTTGAAACAACTTATCCGATTGATCTGACACCTAATGAAAGACGGATTCTTGAAATACTAAAGACTCATAAAAGTATGACCAGACAGCAGCTGGAAACTGCCCTTGATTTGAAAAAAACCCAGACCAACACGCTGATCCAGCGGTTAAAAGCAAATCGCTTGCTGATTCAGGTGGGTAGTGGCCGGTCAACGGTGTACCAGATTGCACCCGGTGAAACAACACATAATTGA
- the rnr gene encoding ribonuclease R, whose protein sequence is MKTKELKRIVRRLMNDAKFREMNFEELSSFIGLRKKKDRQMLTNILKEMEFKQKVKRNDKGSYQKHEQHQIIGTLQGHQKGFAFLIPEDALFSDDVFISASHLNGALDKDRVRIRLIRNTSKKNEGEVVEILERGHQQIIGRFEKSRDFGFVTPDNDRICKDIYIPAQKKCKAQSGDKVVVEITQWPDHHKSPEGRIIEILGNEKEKGIDILSIIRGYGIPMEFSLGVTDETKCISNKINDTELDKRHDLRKEEIFTIDGRDAKDFDDAVSIKQLDNGHFLLGVHIADVSHYVKPHTQLDESAQERGNSVYVVDRVVPMLPFKLSNGICSLVPDEDRLTFSCEMEIDTLGQVVQYDIFKSVIRSKARMNYDQVGTLLAGEENEETAAIKSFEPTLKVMEELFYILKDKRRYARGAINFDFPEAKVILDETGFPADIKVEERLVSHRIIEEFMLVCNETVAEHIEKLDVPFIFRNHPNPHVEKLQAFRVFIGRFGYKLGDGRDEIPSGKDFQNLLKQIEGTDEERVITLLMLRTMQQAVYQGHNLGHYALAAPFYTHFTSPIRRYPDLVVHRYLALFLKDGGISSKTKDYLMNHLEDIAKHTSEAERRAETIEREITKLKMTEFMTRHIGDIFEGRISGVTSFGLFVELPNTIEGLVRLQDLSDDYYVLDQDLHQYVGERNRKIYRLGEPVSVRVMKADVLNKEIDFEILD, encoded by the coding sequence ATGAAAACCAAAGAGCTTAAACGTATCGTCAGACGACTGATGAATGATGCTAAATTTCGAGAAATGAATTTCGAAGAATTGTCATCATTTATTGGCCTGCGCAAGAAAAAAGATCGTCAAATGCTAACCAATATATTAAAAGAAATGGAATTTAAGCAAAAGGTTAAAAGAAATGACAAAGGGAGTTATCAAAAACATGAACAACACCAAATCATTGGTACTTTACAGGGACATCAGAAGGGTTTTGCCTTTTTAATTCCTGAGGATGCTTTATTTTCCGATGATGTTTTCATTTCTGCATCCCATCTTAATGGTGCTTTGGATAAGGATCGGGTACGGATTCGTCTGATTCGAAATACCAGCAAAAAAAATGAAGGGGAAGTGGTAGAAATCCTCGAACGCGGTCATCAGCAGATCATCGGGCGTTTTGAAAAAAGCCGCGACTTTGGTTTTGTTACGCCTGACAATGATCGAATCTGCAAGGACATCTATATTCCAGCCCAGAAAAAATGCAAGGCGCAATCCGGTGATAAAGTAGTTGTAGAAATTACCCAATGGCCTGACCACCACAAAAGCCCTGAAGGTCGAATTATTGAAATCTTGGGCAATGAAAAAGAAAAAGGAATTGATATTCTCTCTATTATCAGAGGATATGGTATTCCAATGGAATTTAGTCTTGGCGTTACAGATGAAACAAAATGTATTTCTAACAAAATAAATGACACCGAGCTTGATAAACGACATGATCTACGTAAGGAAGAGATTTTTACCATTGACGGACGAGATGCCAAAGATTTTGATGATGCCGTTTCAATTAAACAATTAGATAATGGACACTTCTTGCTAGGAGTACATATTGCTGATGTCAGTCATTATGTTAAACCACATACACAGTTAGATGAATCTGCACAGGAACGAGGCAACAGTGTTTACGTTGTGGATAGGGTGGTTCCAATGCTTCCCTTTAAACTATCAAATGGAATCTGCAGTCTGGTCCCTGATGAAGACCGTCTGACTTTTTCCTGCGAAATGGAAATTGATACCCTAGGACAAGTCGTTCAGTACGATATTTTTAAATCTGTGATCCGATCCAAAGCCCGGATGAATTATGATCAGGTCGGCACTTTACTGGCCGGTGAAGAAAACGAAGAAACAGCTGCAATAAAATCATTTGAACCAACACTCAAGGTCATGGAAGAGCTTTTTTACATACTCAAAGATAAAAGACGCTATGCCCGTGGTGCTATAAATTTTGACTTCCCTGAAGCAAAAGTAATCCTTGATGAGACCGGTTTTCCCGCCGATATCAAGGTGGAAGAACGTTTGGTTTCCCACCGGATTATTGAAGAGTTTATGCTTGTCTGTAATGAAACAGTAGCCGAACACATAGAGAAACTTGATGTACCTTTTATCTTTAGAAACCATCCCAATCCCCATGTTGAAAAACTTCAGGCTTTTCGAGTTTTTATTGGACGTTTTGGCTATAAACTGGGTGATGGCCGCGATGAAATCCCCAGTGGGAAGGACTTTCAAAATCTGTTAAAACAAATTGAAGGAACCGATGAAGAGCGGGTCATTACTCTGTTAATGCTTAGAACCATGCAGCAGGCTGTTTATCAGGGGCATAACCTAGGTCACTATGCGCTGGCTGCACCATTCTATACCCATTTCACCTCACCAATCAGACGATATCCAGATCTTGTAGTCCATCGTTATTTAGCTCTTTTCTTAAAAGATGGAGGAATCAGCAGTAAAACAAAAGACTACCTGATGAACCACCTTGAAGATATTGCCAAACATACTTCGGAAGCAGAGAGACGGGCGGAAACTATTGAACGCGAAATTACAAAACTAAAAATGACCGAATTCATGACCAGACATATAGGTGATATTTTTGAAGGACGCATCAGCGGTGTAACTTCATTCGGCCTCTTTGTTGAGTTACCCAACACCATAGAAGGATTGGTTCGCTTGCAGGATCTGAGTGATGATTATTATGTGCTGGACCAGGATCTCCATCAGTATGTAGGAGAGCGAAACCGAAAAATTTATCGGCTTGGTGAACCTGTAAGTGTCCGGGTAATGAAAGCTGATGTCTTAAATAAGGAAATCGATTTTGAAATTCTTGATTAA
- a CDS encoding HsdR family type I site-specific deoxyribonuclease: MTENQFETELIEYITSGTITNSGRNDSNTTNHVIENPAHYVVKTKLWKYEPDIKTTDTLWDNFKTILEQHNQKTLNLPLSAVEFGQVKKIISDLRTPYEAGQFLYGLNGVSQIEIDLDDGRHVFLTVFDQKQIGAGDTVYQVVNQIERPAVITGKQKRRFDTTLLINGLPIIQIEEKCDTHDVNEALNQMHQYADENQYRDIFSTLQILVAITPNNVKYMANTTAEKFNKDFAFNWQRREDNTIVRNWKEFADSMLSIPMAHQMATNFMILDGTKNKQTLKVMRPYQVYATQKVIEGIKQIDFEAGNKKVGYIWHTTGSGKTITSFKTAWLASRMPKVDKVVFVVDRIALTKQTDENYRAYDPDGDVGDALRSGTVQATENTSDLSRKLKRKDNHIIVTSVQKLGTLVNRKNFKAPDKNIVFIVDEAHRSTAGDNFATIQKAFNRSAWVGYTGTPMFDETTTGLRSEDIFGPLLHAYTIREAIADRNVLGFKVDFETTIDEEQMKTEYLPAFYKNRYPQWTDAQIELKINNLTDQDIDDTIEPSFYDENPDHIRLVVEDVFKNWRNRSNEGKYNAIFTTHVGGGKASTPMAMKYFHEFQRVNGINKESGKQTLKVAVTFSQNTTNNDSQLATNQGLCEAISVYNQEFDTSFGMDDVSGYTQDVTSRLNRTATDKKFLDLVIVVDQLLTGFDAPELNTLYVDRTLKGAALIQAYSRTNRIADMQEKPWGRIVNYRWPAHNEQLMNKALAIYANKDSANLSPDEHKKNIEKDGIIAKPFETEFAEVKAVVEQLKDLTNTFQAVPPSEKQKEQMLSLLRQYNVGMSKLKQYDPQTVDGKKIGFNYDAPDDLIEGLGMTPAQEKILTTVLSNELRQQIAKEKKVPFYQIELRMTHVKDIKIDYDYLTELLEKLLNQVHDKEHQAALETKAKIDLFANGLDDRNYAGKIKNAANTIFNGHYTHDTYPARLSESDPVIQAANAISLDRQFQNFRIKWGIIDVISSAQMRELFSRHRYGQQDLDDNGQIRDIIAKASSDYQTLAHDEKVQGLSKIKYRNGLREALYALADELVEN, translated from the coding sequence ATGACTGAGAATCAATTCGAAACAGAATTAATCGAGTATATCACTAGCGGAACGATTACCAATTCTGGAAGAAACGACAGTAACACGACTAATCATGTTATCGAAAATCCGGCTCACTATGTCGTGAAAACGAAACTGTGGAAATACGAACCGGATATCAAAACGACCGACACATTGTGGGATAACTTCAAAACAATTCTTGAACAGCATAATCAGAAAACGCTAAACCTGCCCCTTAGTGCGGTGGAATTTGGTCAGGTCAAAAAAATTATCTCAGATCTCCGAACTCCCTACGAAGCCGGTCAATTTTTATACGGATTAAATGGGGTCTCACAAATTGAAATTGATCTGGATGATGGCCGTCATGTTTTCTTAACGGTTTTTGACCAAAAACAGATCGGTGCTGGCGATACGGTCTATCAGGTGGTCAATCAGATCGAACGTCCTGCTGTGATCACCGGGAAGCAAAAGCGGCGGTTTGATACAACCCTGCTGATTAATGGGCTGCCAATTATTCAAATTGAAGAAAAATGTGATACCCATGATGTCAATGAAGCCTTAAACCAGATGCATCAATATGCGGACGAAAACCAGTATCGCGATATCTTTTCCACATTGCAGATCCTGGTGGCGATTACACCCAACAACGTCAAGTATATGGCCAATACAACAGCTGAGAAGTTTAACAAGGATTTTGCCTTCAACTGGCAGCGAAGAGAGGATAATACCATTGTCCGCAACTGGAAAGAATTCGCCGATTCCATGCTTAGTATCCCAATGGCGCATCAGATGGCCACCAACTTTATGATTTTAGATGGCACCAAGAATAAACAGACGCTGAAAGTCATGCGTCCTTATCAGGTCTATGCCACCCAAAAAGTTATCGAAGGCATTAAACAAATTGATTTTGAGGCCGGTAATAAAAAGGTGGGTTACATTTGGCATACCACCGGGTCTGGAAAAACAATCACCAGTTTCAAGACGGCCTGGCTGGCTTCCCGGATGCCAAAGGTTGATAAGGTCGTCTTTGTCGTGGACCGCATAGCCCTGACCAAACAGACTGACGAAAATTATCGGGCCTATGATCCGGATGGGGATGTTGGTGATGCCCTCCGTTCGGGAACGGTACAGGCAACAGAAAACACTAGTGATCTCAGCCGCAAATTAAAGCGCAAAGACAATCATATTATTGTCACCTCTGTTCAAAAACTGGGTACACTGGTTAATCGCAAAAACTTTAAGGCACCGGATAAAAACATTGTCTTTATTGTTGATGAAGCGCACCGCAGCACCGCTGGCGATAATTTTGCGACGATTCAGAAAGCTTTTAATCGATCTGCCTGGGTCGGCTATACCGGCACACCGATGTTTGATGAAACCACAACTGGGCTAAGATCTGAGGATATCTTTGGACCTCTGCTTCATGCCTATACGATTAGGGAAGCGATTGCTGATCGCAACGTGCTGGGTTTTAAAGTCGACTTTGAGACGACCATCGATGAAGAACAAATGAAGACGGAGTATTTACCGGCGTTTTATAAAAATCGCTATCCCCAATGGACTGATGCGCAGATTGAGTTGAAAATTAATAATCTGACCGACCAAGATATAGATGATACCATCGAACCCAGCTTTTATGATGAAAACCCTGACCACATCCGTTTAGTGGTTGAAGATGTTTTTAAAAACTGGCGCAACCGCTCCAATGAAGGTAAATATAACGCCATCTTTACCACCCACGTTGGCGGCGGAAAAGCCAGCACGCCAATGGCTATGAAGTATTTCCATGAGTTCCAGCGGGTTAATGGCATAAATAAGGAAAGCGGCAAACAGACCCTTAAAGTGGCGGTGACTTTTAGTCAAAACACGACCAATAATGACTCCCAACTGGCCACCAATCAAGGATTGTGTGAAGCTATAAGCGTCTATAATCAGGAATTTGACACCAGCTTCGGGATGGATGATGTTTCCGGATATACTCAGGATGTTACCAGCCGTTTAAATCGCACCGCCACCGACAAGAAGTTTCTCGATCTGGTGATTGTTGTTGATCAGCTGCTAACCGGTTTTGATGCCCCGGAATTAAATACCCTTTATGTTGACCGGACCCTCAAAGGGGCCGCCCTGATTCAAGCTTATTCACGCACCAACCGAATCGCTGATATGCAGGAAAAACCCTGGGGTCGAATTGTCAATTACCGCTGGCCGGCTCATAACGAACAACTGATGAACAAGGCATTGGCCATTTATGCCAATAAGGATTCCGCCAATTTGTCTCCAGATGAACATAAAAAAAACATCGAAAAAGACGGCATCATTGCTAAACCCTTTGAAACGGAGTTTGCCGAAGTAAAAGCAGTGGTGGAACAATTAAAAGATCTGACTAATACCTTTCAGGCAGTGCCCCCCAGTGAAAAACAGAAGGAGCAAATGCTTTCGCTGTTGCGGCAATATAATGTGGGAATGTCTAAATTAAAACAATACGATCCACAAACAGTGGACGGGAAAAAGATCGGTTTTAATTATGATGCGCCTGATGATTTAATCGAAGGCCTGGGCATGACCCCGGCTCAAGAAAAGATACTGACGACAGTGCTTAGCAATGAGTTGCGGCAACAAATCGCCAAAGAGAAAAAAGTGCCTTTCTATCAGATCGAACTGCGAATGACCCACGTCAAAGATATCAAAATTGACTATGATTATCTGACTGAATTATTGGAAAAATTACTCAATCAGGTCCATGACAAAGAACACCAGGCGGCCCTTGAAACCAAAGCAAAAATTGATCTCTTTGCCAATGGTCTGGATGACCGAAATTATGCCGGCAAGATTAAAAATGCCGCTAATACAATTTTTAACGGCCATTACACCCATGATACATATCCGGCCAGATTAAGCGAGAGTGACCCTGTGATTCAGGCCGCCAATGCCATCAGTCTTGATCGGCAGTTTCAGAACTTCCGAATAAAATGGGGAATCATTGATGTGATTTCCAGTGCCCAGATGCGGGAACTGTTCAGTCGCCATCGTTATGGCCAGCAGGATCTCGACGATAATGGTCAGATTCGGGATATTATTGCCAAAGCCAGTAGCGATTATCAGACTTTAGCTCATGATGAAAAAGTTCAGGGCTTATCCAAGATTAAGTACCGTAATGGCCTTAGAGAAGCGCTCTATGCATTGGCCGATGAACTGGTAGAGAACTAA
- a CDS encoding restriction endonuclease subunit S codes for MKKLNKLVEFVSGTPQFRITESFNNQSPIYTFYSQTDLWEDLVGVPAEDNEKKSIQTKDKVNTLSTGDVIFSLISGSATVVREEHQGYLFTQNYVKFVPKEKIDRQFLVYLFNENRAIKKQLMIGLQGSTVLKYTLKQIKDLEVPILPSTEKQKVIGEIYFKQLRLQALKTRAARQETMIRLHQLEEVMKHD; via the coding sequence ATGAAAAAACTAAACAAGCTTGTTGAATTTGTCAGTGGCACCCCTCAATTTAGAATTACTGAGAGCTTCAACAACCAGTCGCCAATCTATACCTTTTATAGTCAAACCGATTTATGGGAGGATTTGGTTGGCGTTCCGGCCGAAGATAATGAGAAAAAGAGTATTCAAACAAAAGATAAGGTTAATACACTTTCTACAGGTGATGTTATTTTCAGTCTGATTTCGGGAAGTGCCACAGTCGTCAGGGAAGAACATCAAGGCTATCTATTTACACAAAACTATGTTAAATTTGTCCCAAAAGAAAAAATCGACCGACAATTTCTGGTTTATTTATTTAATGAAAATCGCGCCATCAAAAAACAATTGATGATTGGTCTGCAAGGCTCAACGGTTTTAAAATACACGCTTAAGCAAATAAAGGATCTTGAAGTCCCAATATTGCCCTCAACTGAAAAGCAAAAGGTAATCGGGGAAATATATTTTAAACAATTGCGGTTACAAGCTTTAAAAACACGGGCCGCCAGGCAAGAAACGATGATACGCTTACACCAACTGGAGGAGGTTATGAAACATGACTGA
- a CDS encoding restriction endonuclease subunit S: MSEEKKMVPQLRFPGFTDPWESRKLENLMDFSNGINAPKENYGKGRKMISVMDVLSFGELSYENIRNSVEVDSTVEERYKVENGDIVFARSSEIPEEVGWAKAYTDNKYALYSGFAIRGKKKSEYDSIFIERSLNGVGRKQIERKAGGSTRFNVSQGILNSIDIIMPNYKEQTQIGSFLKQLDNLIILHQRKLGHLQTRKKGLLQKMFPKAGNSVPELRFPGFTDAWEQRKLNEISEIIGGGTPSTNSPEYWDGDIDWYSPAEINDQIYVGGSERKITKLGLEKSSAKILPANKTVLFTSRAGIGKTAILRHPGTTNQGFQSMVLNDVINTYFVYSMSDMIKMKAAKVASGSTFAEISGKMLGNLDFMFPSKNEQDKIGDYFSKLDNLITLQQRKLEHLQARKKALLQQMFV; this comes from the coding sequence ATGAGTGAAGAAAAGAAGATGGTGCCGCAGTTACGGTTTCCGGGGTTTACTGACCCTTGGGAGTCGCGTAAATTAGAAAACTTGATGGATTTTTCAAATGGGATTAATGCCCCAAAAGAAAATTATGGTAAAGGACGTAAGATGATAAGTGTCATGGATGTATTATCATTTGGTGAATTAAGTTATGAAAATATTCGTAATTCTGTTGAAGTCGATTCTACTGTAGAAGAAAGATATAAAGTTGAAAATGGTGATATTGTATTCGCTCGTTCTTCTGAAATTCCCGAAGAAGTAGGATGGGCTAAGGCTTATACTGACAATAAGTATGCACTATATAGTGGATTCGCTATTCGTGGAAAGAAGAAAAGTGAGTATGATTCAATATTTATTGAACGATCTTTAAATGGTGTTGGAAGAAAACAAATTGAGCGAAAAGCTGGTGGAAGTACTCGATTTAATGTTAGTCAGGGTATTTTGAATTCGATTGATATTATTATGCCAAATTATAAAGAGCAGACCCAAATTGGCTCTTTTCTAAAACAACTGGACAACCTCATTATCCTTCACCAACGTAAGCTTGGACATTTGCAAACCCGCAAAAAAGGGTTGCTGCAAAAAATGTTTCCTAAAGCTGGTAACTCGGTTCCTGAATTGCGATTTCCCGGCTTTACGGACGCTTGGGAACAGCGTAAGCTTAATGAAATCTCTGAAATTATAGGAGGCGGAACACCTAGTACAAACAGTCCTGAATATTGGGATGGAGATATTGATTGGTATTCTCCAGCTGAGATAAATGATCAGATATATGTGGGTGGAAGTGAAAGAAAAATAACAAAATTAGGTCTAGAAAAAAGTTCTGCAAAGATTTTACCAGCAAATAAAACTGTGTTATTTACAAGTAGAGCTGGAATAGGAAAAACCGCAATATTACGCCATCCTGGCACAACCAATCAAGGCTTTCAATCTATGGTTTTGAATGATGTTATTAATACATATTTTGTATATTCGATGAGCGATATGATTAAGATGAAAGCGGCGAAAGTGGCATCAGGTTCAACCTTTGCTGAAATATCTGGAAAGATGTTAGGAAACCTAGATTTTATGTTTCCGTCAAAGAATGAACAAGACAAAATTGGAGATTATTTTTCTAAACTAGATAACCTTATCACCCTTCAGCAGCGTAAGCTTGAACACTTGCAAGCCCGCAAAAAAGCCCTCCTACAACAAATGTTTGTTTAA
- a CDS encoding helix-turn-helix transcriptional regulator encodes MKTFSAKNLADTVTRLREEKGLTKEELGSLTGINRIMIGRIEREEFIPSIIQLETLGKVLDFDIAQMFIEKDETNSFIALRNEAVNDTEKDGIDILFKMMIALRQQVNLRRKFENEQIQSA; translated from the coding sequence GTGAAAACATTTTCTGCCAAAAATTTAGCTGATACTGTAACCAGGCTTAGAGAAGAAAAAGGACTAACTAAAGAAGAGTTGGGATCATTGACAGGTATAAATAGAATAATGATTGGAAGAATAGAACGTGAAGAATTTATTCCGTCAATTATTCAATTAGAAACGCTGGGAAAAGTTTTAGATTTTGACATCGCCCAGATGTTTATCGAAAAGGATGAGACAAATTCTTTTATTGCACTTAGAAATGAGGCAGTAAACGATACTGAAAAAGACGGCATAGATATCCTCTTCAAAATGATGATAGCACTTAGACAACAAGTGAATTTAAGGAGAAAATTCGAAAATGAGCAGATTCAAAGTGCTTAA
- the smpB gene encoding SsrA-binding protein SmpB: protein MAENIKIVAQNKKARHDFFIEDTYEVGLVLSGTEVKSIRQGKVSLKESYADIRNGEVFILQMHINPYEQGNIYNKDPLRTRKLLLHKREIRKLIGLTQREGYALIPLKLYFKDGKVKMELALAKGKKNYDKRHSIAERDANRRMQKSIRRDI, encoded by the coding sequence ATGGCAGAGAATATTAAAATTGTCGCTCAAAATAAAAAAGCCCGACATGATTTTTTCATTGAAGACACCTATGAAGTTGGCCTGGTGCTGTCCGGTACTGAAGTCAAATCAATCCGCCAGGGAAAAGTCAGTCTTAAGGAAAGCTATGCCGACATCCGAAATGGCGAAGTGTTTATTTTACAGATGCATATCAATCCTTATGAACAGGGCAATATTTACAATAAGGATCCACTTCGGACCAGAAAATTATTGCTTCACAAGCGGGAAATCAGAAAATTGATTGGTCTGACACAAAGGGAAGGGTATGCACTGATACCTTTAAAACTTTATTTCAAGGATGGCAAGGTTAAGATGGAACTAGCCCTGGCAAAGGGCAAGAAAAATTATGACAAACGCCATTCCATCGCTGAACGAGATGCCAATCGACGGATGCAAAAAAGTATTCGTCGTGACATATAA